A portion of the Thunnus maccoyii chromosome 20, fThuMac1.1, whole genome shotgun sequence genome contains these proteins:
- the mapk8b gene encoding mitogen-activated protein kinase 8 isoform X2, with the protein MNRNKREKEYYSIDVGDSTFMVLKRYQNLRPIGSGAQGIVCSAYDHNLERNVAIKKLSRPFQNQTHAKRAYRELVLMKCVNHKNIIGLLNVFTPQKTLEEFQDVYLVMELMDANLCQVIQMELDHERLSYLLYQMLCGIKHLHAAGIIHRDLKPSNIVVKSDCTLKILDFGLARTAATGLLMTPYVVTRYYRAPEVILGMGYQANVDVWSVGCIMAEMVRGSVLFPGTDHIDQWNKVIEQLGTPSQEFLMKLNQSVRTYVENRPRYAGYSFEKLFPDVLFPADSEHNKLKASQARDLLSKMLVIDASKRISVDDALQHPYINVWYDPTEVEAPPPVITDKQLDEREHTVEEWKELIYKEVLDWEERTKNGVIRGQPASIGATVSSNPQQHHPSTSSSASASDVSSMSTDLTLTDTDSSLETASAAAAAAVAAAAAAAAAATATGPLGCCR; encoded by the exons ATGAACCGAAACAAGAGGGAAAAAGAGTACTACAGTATAGATGTGGGCGATTCAACTTTTATGGTTTTAAAGCGCTACCAGAACCTCAGACCCATCGGATCCGGAGCACAGGGAATTGTCTG TTCAGCGTATGACCACAACTTGGAGAGGAACGTCGCCATCAAGAAGCTGAGCCGGCCCTTTCAGAATCAAACTCACGCAAAACGGGCCTACAGGGAACTGGTGCTCATGAAATGTGTCAACCACAAGAAC ATAATCGGCCTATTAAATGTATTCACACCACAGAAGACACTGGAAGAGTTCCAAGATGT GTATCTTGTGATGGAGCTGATGGATGCCAACCTCTGCCAGGTGATTCAGATGGAGCTGGACCACGAGAGGCTGTCCTACCTGCTCTACCAGATGCTGTGTGGAATCAAACACCTGCACGCTGCCGGCATCATACACAgg GACCTGAAGCCCAGTAATATCGTGGTGAAGTCTGACTGCACACTGAAGATCCTGGACTTTGGCCTGGCCAGGACAGCCGCCACCGGCCTCCTCATGACGCCCTACGTAGTTACCCGCTATTACCGTGCCCCTGAGGTCATCCTGGGCATGGGCTACCAGGCCAACG ttgaTGTCTGGTCTGTTGGCTGCATCATGGCTGAAATGGTCCGGGGTAGTGTGTTGTTTCCAGGCACTGATC ATATCGACCAGTGGAATAAGGTGATCGAGCAGTTGGGGACACCGTCTCAGGAGTTCCTGATGAAGCTCAACCAGTCAGTGAGGACCTACGTGGAGAACCGACCACGGTACGCTGGCTACAGCTTCGAGAAGCTTTTCCCCGATGTTCTGTTTCCTGCAGACTCTGAACACAACAAACTAAAAG CGAGCCAGGCCAGAGACCTGCTATCCAAGATGCTGGTAATAGATGCGTCAAAACGGATCTCAGTGGACGATGCTCTCCAGCACCCTTATATCAACGTGTGGTACGACCCGACTGAAGTGGAGGCG ccacCACCCGTGATCACAGACAAGCAGCTGGATGAGAGAGAGCACACAGTGGAGGAGTGGAAAG AGTTGATATACAAAGAAGTGTTGGACTGGGAGGAAAGGACAAAGAATGGAGTCATCAGGGGACAGCCGGCATCCATAG GTGCAACAGTGAGCAGCAACCCCCAGCAGCACCACCCCTCCACGTCCTCCTCCGCCTCCGCCAGCGACGTCTCCTCCATGTCAACTGACCTGACCCTGACTGACACCGACAGCAGCCTGGAGACAGCCAGCgctgccgccgctgctgctgtcgccgccgccgccgccgccgctgccgctGCTACAGCAACCGGCCCCCTGGGCTGCTGCAGATGA
- the mapk8b gene encoding mitogen-activated protein kinase 8 isoform X1, with amino-acid sequence MNRNKREKEYYSIDVGDSTFMVLKRYQNLRPIGSGAQGIVCSAYDHNLERNVAIKKLSRPFQNQTHAKRAYRELVLMKCVNHKNIIGLLNVFTPQKTLEEFQDVYLVMELMDANLCQVIQMELDHERLSYLLYQMLCGIKHLHAAGIIHRDLKPSNIVVKSDCTLKILDFGLARTAATGLLMTPYVVTRYYRAPEVILGMGYQANVDVWSVGCIMAEMVRGSVLFPGTDHIDQWNKVIEQLGTPSQEFLMKLNQSVRTYVENRPRYAGYSFEKLFPDVLFPADSEHNKLKASQARDLLSKMLVIDASKRISVDDALQHPYINVWYDPTEVEAPPPVITDKQLDEREHTVEEWKELIYKEVLDWEERTKNGVIRGQPASIAQVQQ; translated from the exons ATGAACCGAAACAAGAGGGAAAAAGAGTACTACAGTATAGATGTGGGCGATTCAACTTTTATGGTTTTAAAGCGCTACCAGAACCTCAGACCCATCGGATCCGGAGCACAGGGAATTGTCTG TTCAGCGTATGACCACAACTTGGAGAGGAACGTCGCCATCAAGAAGCTGAGCCGGCCCTTTCAGAATCAAACTCACGCAAAACGGGCCTACAGGGAACTGGTGCTCATGAAATGTGTCAACCACAAGAAC ATAATCGGCCTATTAAATGTATTCACACCACAGAAGACACTGGAAGAGTTCCAAGATGT GTATCTTGTGATGGAGCTGATGGATGCCAACCTCTGCCAGGTGATTCAGATGGAGCTGGACCACGAGAGGCTGTCCTACCTGCTCTACCAGATGCTGTGTGGAATCAAACACCTGCACGCTGCCGGCATCATACACAgg GACCTGAAGCCCAGTAATATCGTGGTGAAGTCTGACTGCACACTGAAGATCCTGGACTTTGGCCTGGCCAGGACAGCCGCCACCGGCCTCCTCATGACGCCCTACGTAGTTACCCGCTATTACCGTGCCCCTGAGGTCATCCTGGGCATGGGCTACCAGGCCAACG ttgaTGTCTGGTCTGTTGGCTGCATCATGGCTGAAATGGTCCGGGGTAGTGTGTTGTTTCCAGGCACTGATC ATATCGACCAGTGGAATAAGGTGATCGAGCAGTTGGGGACACCGTCTCAGGAGTTCCTGATGAAGCTCAACCAGTCAGTGAGGACCTACGTGGAGAACCGACCACGGTACGCTGGCTACAGCTTCGAGAAGCTTTTCCCCGATGTTCTGTTTCCTGCAGACTCTGAACACAACAAACTAAAAG CGAGCCAGGCCAGAGACCTGCTATCCAAGATGCTGGTAATAGATGCGTCAAAACGGATCTCAGTGGACGATGCTCTCCAGCACCCTTATATCAACGTGTGGTACGACCCGACTGAAGTGGAGGCG ccacCACCCGTGATCACAGACAAGCAGCTGGATGAGAGAGAGCACACAGTGGAGGAGTGGAAAG AGTTGATATACAAAGAAGTGTTGGACTGGGAGGAAAGGACAAAGAATGGAGTCATCAGGGGACAGCCGGCATCCATAG CACAGGTGCAACAGTGA